From a region of the Zingiber officinale cultivar Zhangliang chromosome 4B, Zo_v1.1, whole genome shotgun sequence genome:
- the LOC121977126 gene encoding filament-like plant protein 3 encodes MDRRSWIWRRKSSEKEGGCETESSGSVSSERYSGEQEATRTSSIGSPKHAQLPEVSSKDVDHEVDETTKILNDKLSAALLNISAKEELVKQHAEVAEEAVLGWENAEKEVSILRQQHEDALKKSSSLEDKATHLNAALKECVRQLRLTREEQEQKVQDAILRKTHEWKSEKSELELQLIELQAQMEAKIETSTSFEYDLCSEIEDLKKENSVLKADLATLTENLHMRTLELELITRTAETSSKQHLDSIKKLARLEAECHKLRAAAHKLSSANKHKFISTSQYVESVTDSQSDAGERQLSLDHEQSGSDSCASALISELDQFNKEKDSPRSLNTAVEIGLMDDFLEMERLVALPEVDHGSYSPDNDADSDRTVTRQHSSRNELEAVHLHITELEETIEKMKSEKVEMERSLAVTNNQLKDTCMQLTAAEGKIVVLQRQLNLTNGEKHVLELELEAAEGKKNELELQLELAHTENHNLCERITSLDKNFDEEKKLSSKLRVRCQNMEATEAKRNEMQLQLESAFAEIIELRGKVRLLEEVVEEEKKLSTELASRCSKIDVLKQKKEELEWELESTNLELCKLHEKVGLIERKLKEEKAFSAGLLIKYETTELTNVRDKELEHQLSSKDLELVMLQEKVNILEDNVEKERAKRSELVLQLELAHKEVGNLHEKLGTLEKQMEDENAAESRDHASKYHILENQLQIKQQATKFYSSATCNEKPIVRQDKVIVPDVEKLAECQKTIASLNHQLKLLSNFDEFMLETDKPESPNGEFSASLPNTEQTGNLKMSTSLAGQPEFSCPSRKDCVTEIL; translated from the exons ATGGACCGCCGCAGTTGGATCTGGAGACGGAAGTCATCGGAAAAGGAGGGCGGCTGTGAGACCGAGAGCTCGGGTTCTGTATCTTCAGAGAGGTACTCCGGTGAACAG GAGGCGACAAGGACTTCCTCGATTGGCTCCCCGAAACATGCTCAATTGCCAGAGGTTTCTTCGAAGGATGTTGATCACGAAGTTGATGAGACTACAAAAATTTTGAATGACAAGCTATCTGCTGCCCTTTTGAACATTAGTGCCAAAGAAGAATTGGTCAAGCAGCATGCTGAAGTTGCAGAAGAAGCTGTTTTAG GTTGGGAAAATGCTGAAAAGGAAGTTTCAATTTTGAGGCAGCAGCATGAAGATGCATTAAAGAAGAGTTCATCCCTTGAAGATAAAGCTACTCATCTCAATGCTGCCCTGAAGGAATGTGTCAGGCAGCTTCGGTTAACAAGGGAAGAGCAAGAGCAGAAAGTCCAAGATGCCATCCTCAGGAAAACTCATGAAtggaaatctgaaaaatcagaacTTGAGCTTCAGCTTATCGAGTTGCAAGCTCAGATGGAAGCTAAAATTGAAACTTCAACCTCCTTTGAATATGATCTTTGCTCAGAAATCGAAGACCTCAAGAAGGAAAATTCTGTCCTCAAGGCTGATCTTGCTACCCTTACTGAGAATCTTCACATGAGAACACTAGAATTGGAATTAATCACCAGAACAGCAGAAACAAGTAGTAAACAGCATTTGGATAGCATAAAGAAACTGGCAAGACTTGAAGCTGAGTGTCATAAGTTACGAGCTGCAGCACATAAATTGTCATCAGCTAACAAGCACAAATTCATTTCTACCTCGCAGTATGTTGAGTCTGTCACTGATAGCCAATCAGATGCAGGAGAGAGGCAGTTAAGTTTAGATCATGAGCAGAGTGGTTCAGATTCATGTGCATCAGCTCTAATATCAGAGCTTGATCAGTTCAACAAGGAAAAGGATAGTCCAAGAAGTCTTAACACAGCTGTAGAAATTGGCCTAATGGATGACTTCCTTGAGATGGAACGACTTGTTGCGTTGCCAGAGGTTGACCATGGAAGTTACAGCCCCGATAATGATGCTGATTCAGATCGTACCGTTACTAGACAGCACTCTTCACGAAACGAACTTGAAGCTGTTCATTTACATATAACTGAGTTGGAGGAGACGATTGAGAAGATGAAATCTGAGAAAGTTGAAATGGAAAGGTCTTTAGCTGTAACAAACAATCAGCTGAAGGATACATGTATGCAACTGACGGCAGCTGAAGGTAAGATAGTTGTGTTGCAAAGGCAGCTCAATTTGACTAATGGGGAGAAACATGTGCTTGAATTAGAATTAGAGGCGGCCGAAGGTAAGAAAAATGAACTGGAACTTCAGCTTGAATTGGCACATACAGAAAACCACAACTTATGTGAAAGAATAACCTCATTAGATAAAAACTTTGATGAAGAGAAGAAATTATCTTCCAAATTGAGAGTGCGGTGCCAAAATATGGAAGCAACAGAAGCAAAGAGGAACGAAATGCAACTTCAACTTGAGTCAGCATTTGCTGAAATTATAGAACTGAGGGGAAAGGTTAGATTGTTGGAAGAAGTTGTCGAAGAAGAGAAAAAATTGTCTACAGAACTAGCATCTAGGTGTTCGAAAATAGATGTATTGAAACAAAAGAAAGAGGAATTGGAATGGGAGCTTGAATCAACAAATTTGGAGCTTTGTAAGCTACATGAGAAGGTTGGTCTAATTGAAAGGAAACTCAAGGAGGAGAAGGCATTTTCGGCCGGACTTTTGATCAAGTATGAAACTACAGAATTGACAAATGTAAGGGACAAAGAACTGGAGCATCAACTTTCTTCCAAAGATCTAGAACTAGTCATGTTACAGGAGAAGGTGAATATTCTGGAAGATAATGTTGAGAAGGAAAGGGCAAAGAGAAGCGAGTtggttttgcaacttgagttagcCCATAAAGAAGTCGGGAACCTCCATGAGAAGCTGGGCACCTTAGAAAAGCAAATGGAAGATGAGAATGCGGCAGAATCCAGAGATCATGCATCAAAATACCACATATTGGAGAACCAACTCCAGATCAAGCAGCAAGCCACTAAATTCTATTCATCTGCAACCTGTAATGAGAAGCCAATAGTTAGACAG GATAAAGTGATTGTGCCGGACGTCGAAAAGCTCGCTGAGTGCCAAAAAACAATAGCGTCCCTCAACCATCAGTTAAAATTGCTGTCAAATTTTGATGAGTTCATGCTTGAAACAGACAAGCCAGAGTCACCCAATGGAGAATTTAGTGCATCTCTACCCAATACCGAACAGACCGGCAACCTAAAGATGTCAACATCCTTAGCTGGGCAACCAGAATTTTCATGTCCGTCTAGAAAAGATTGTGTCACAGAAATTCTATAA